The Pyrus communis chromosome 2, drPyrComm1.1, whole genome shotgun sequence genome includes a window with the following:
- the LOC137724485 gene encoding chlorophyll a-b binding protein CP26, chloroplastic-like: MASLAASTAAASLGMSELLGNSLINFTGAARSAPSANTQATFKTVALFSKKKAAPPPKAKAVAPADEELAKWYGPDRRIFLPSGLLDRSEIPEYLTGEVPGDYGYDPFGLGKKPENFSKYQAYELIHARWAMLGAAGFIIPEAFNKFGANCGPEAVWFKTGALLLDGNTLNYFGKNIPINLIFAVVAEVVLLGGAEYYRITNGLELEDKLHPGGPFDPLGLAKDPDQAALLKVKEIKNGRLAMFSMLGFFLQAYVTGEGPVENLSKHLSDPFGNNLLTVIGGSIERAPTL; encoded by the exons ATGGCTTCTCTGGCAGCATCGACAGCGGCCGCCTCCCTTGGCATGTCTGAATTGCTCGGAAACAGCCTGATCAACTTCACCGGGGCAGCGAGGTCGGCCCCTTCAGCCAACACCCAAGCCACCTTCAAGACAGTCGCACTCTTCTCCAAGAAGAAGGCCGCACCACCTCCCAAGGCCAAGGCTGTTGCTCCCGCTGACGAAGAGCTCGCCAAGTGGTATG GTCCTGATAGAAGAATCTTCTTGCCGTCGGGGCTCTTGGACCGATCAGAGATCCCAGAGTACTTGACTGGAGAAGTTCCTGGAGA TTATGGATATGATCCTTTTGGGCTTGGCAAGAAGCCAGAAAACTTCAGCAA ATACCAAGCATATGAGCTGATCCACGCTCGGTGGGCTATGCTTGGTGCAGCCGGATTCATCATTCCAGAGGCCTTCAACAAATTCGGAGCTAACTGCGGCCCTGAGGCTGTTTGGTTCAAG ACAGGAGCTCTACTCCTTGATGGGAACACACTGAATTACTTTGGGAAGAACATACCGATTAATCTTATCTTTGCTGTTGTTGCTGAGGTTGTTCTTCTTGGTGGAGCTGAATACTACAGAATCACTAACGGTTTG GAATTGGAGGACAAGCTTCACCCAGGTGGTCCTTTTGACCCATTGGGGCTGGCTAAGGATCCAGACCAGGCTGCATTGCTAAAGGTGAAGGAGATTAAGAACGGAAGACTTGCCATGTTTTCCATGCTCGGTTTCTTCCTCCAAGCGTATGTCACCGGAGAAGGTCCTGTCGAAAACCTATCGAAGCATCTCAGCGATCCCTTCGGCAACAACTTGCTTACTGTCATTGGTGGATCTATCGAAAGAGCTCCAACCCTGTAA
- the LOC137725874 gene encoding uncharacterized protein, translating to MMGSRGSREDDGGAGKGLLWKLPILRTQQLGKVGPAFGLGAGCGLGFGIGLLGGAGFGPGIPGLQVGFGLGAGCGVGLGFGYGVGRGIAYDDNRRYSNVGNLFRGENVGISPATQDDIGALVEELVDNTKKLVRATTREMDKWRR from the exons ATGATGGGCAGCAGGGGGAGTAGAGAAGATGATGGAGGAGCGGGGAAGGGTTTGTTGTGGAAGCTTCCAATCCTCAGAACCCAGCAACTAGGGAAGGTGGGTCCCGCCTTTGGCCTCGGCGCTGGCTGCGGCTTAGGTTTCGGCATCGGCCTCCTCGGCG GCGCAGGATTTGGTCCTGGGATTCCTGGCTTGCAAGTTGGCTTTGGCCTTGGTGCTGGATGCGGGGTCGGCTTAGGATTCGGCTACGGTGTCGGAAGGGGCATTGCCTACGATGACAATCGCAGATACTCTAATGTAGGCAACCTTTTTCGTGGTGAAAATGTCGGCATTTCTCCTGCTACTCA GGATGATATTGGTGCACTTGTTGAGGAGCTTGTTGATAATACGAAGAAACTTGTCAGAGCTACTACAAGAGAGATGGACAAGTGGAGAAGATGA
- the LOC137725873 gene encoding uncharacterized protein ycf45, which produces MSNSSLWATANTNPAAAVRVKRLNLNQKYYYSSSISYSSSSSSSSFTGCPLRMRMGKRAHMATASNCLHHEQEDHLLSLLQILPRDLHDNLLNQPQPKRAQLLEVIMDLGRLPEARYLDDLGAQYLRTTAVSLKELEDAQNAVGDFGGDNRAGIAGTLHRISAIRSRKGMIVGLTCRVGRAVSGHIDMVYDLLQYSKSILFIGRPGVGKTTVLREIARVMSDEYHKRVVIIDTSNEIGGDGNIPHAAIGRARRMQVTEPSMQHKVMIEAVENHMPEVIIVDEIGTESEALACRSIAERGVILIATAHGQKLENIIKNPTLTDLVGGVETVTLGDGEAKSRKCQKTILERQASPTFEFLIEMRQRDYWVTHQTEKSVDLLLRGKIPQVEVRTRDKELKFVIERSKAYDQCDA; this is translated from the exons ATGAGTAATAGTAGTTTGTGGGCAACTGCAAACACAAACCCGGCGGCGGCGGTGAGAGTGAAGCGATTGAATTTGAACCAGAAGTACTACTACAGCAGCAGCATTTCGTattcctcctcctcatcctcctcctccttcacgGGGTGCCCCCTGCGAATGAGAATGGGAAAGAGGGCGCATATGGCTACGGCTTCTAATTGCCTTCATCACGAGCAGGAGGACCATCTCCTCTCCTTGTTGCAG ATTCTTCCGCGTGATTTGCATGACAATTTGCTCAATCAACCCCAACCCAAACGAGCTCAACTCTTAGAG GTTATAATGGATTTGGGTCGACTGCCCGAAGCACGCTACCTTGATGATCTTGGCGCCCAATATTTGAGGACAACTGCG GTTTCATTGAAAGAGTTGGAGGATGCTCAAAATGCTGTTGGAGATTTTGGGGGGGACAATAGAGCTGGCATTGCGGGTACCTTGCACAGAATATCAGCAATCAGGAGTAGGAAAGGGATGATTGTTGGATTAACTTGCCGAGTTGGCAGGGCTGTATCTGGTCATATTGACATGGTTTACGATCTGCTTCAATACAGCAAGAGCATCTTGTTTATCGGAAG GCCCGGGGTTGGTAAGACCACTGTTTTGCGAGAGATTGCTCGAGTCATGTCAGATGAATATCACAAAAGAGTG GTAATTATTGATACAAGCAAtgaaataggaggggatggaaaTATTCCACATGCAGCAATAGGACGGGCACGGAGAATGCAGGTAACAGAACCATCCATGCAGCACAAAGTTATGATTGAGGCAGTTGAAAACCACATGCCTGAAGTGATCATTGTTGATGAGATTGGCACGGAATCTGAAGCTCTTGCTTGTCGCTCGATTGCCGAGAGAGGGGTCATTCTTATTGCTACTGCTCATGGGCAGAAGCTTGAGAATATAATAAAGAATCCTACTCTAACTGATCTG GTTGGAGGAGTAGAAACTGTTACTTTAGGAGATGGAGAAGCCAAATCTAGAAAATGTCAGAAAACCATTCTTGAAAGACAAGCATCCCCAACATTTGAGTTCTTAATTGAGATGAGACAGAGGGACTATTGGGTTACACATCAG ACAGAAAAGAGTGTAGACCTTTTGCTTCGTGGAAAAATCCCACAGGTCGAG GTCAGGACAAGGGATAAGGAGTTGAAGTTTGTAATAGAAAGATCAAAGGCATATGACCAGTGTGATGCGTAA